A single region of the Anaerostipes rhamnosivorans genome encodes:
- a CDS encoding glycogen/starch/alpha-glucan phosphorylase: protein MKIVNNNSKVQEIISNVENKLNNNFGTTLEEATRDELYKAGAGCIRDDIMHLWTKSRKKTEDLGLKKLYYMSAEFLMGRAYSNNLINSGVFKDYKEAFEKMGIDFDDILDEESDPGLGNGGLGRLAACFLDSLSTLNLPAIGCGIRYEYGLFQQKIIDGSQVEVEDDWLRDGFVWEVERPELAMEVRFNGEIKENWTEDGLKIEHYNYHTVLAVPYDVPVMGYKTNAPATLRLWSARSKQNFDLHSFNEGRYEKASADSEFAEVISKVLYPADDHMQGKLLRLKQFYFLTSATMQLMVKNHKEKRGDLHTLPEYAAVQINDTHPTLAIPELMRILMDEEGFGWEEAEDIVSQIFNYTNHTIMAEALECWDENMFKLLLPRIYQIICIMNQKYCERLRTYYPNDEAKIAYMSIIGNNQIRMANLCVAVCHRVNGVSQLHGDILKTNLFHDSYNIYPQKYLAITNGITHRRWLALANPELCDLIQEHVRGDILSDYRLFEKILPLADNADFCKKYDAIKQRNKKRLAKYLKQKQGIEINPDSLIDVQCKRLHEYKRQLLKCLHIIYLYKQVKKNPDFLSKPITFIFGAKAAPGYQRAKEIIRLINSIGDMVNNDPDTKDKMQVVFVENYSVSVAEVLIPAADISEQLSTAGLEASGTGNMKFMMNGALTLGTMDGANVEIFEQVGDDNIFIFGATVDEINSMKQYRTYNPGTIFEKNPMIREVCNCLIAGELPRYGKRKYSDIYQSLLFGEYNIPDQYFVLYDLPSYVEEFEKVYDTYINHHDEWVKKAVINTAKSGFFSSDRTIEEYNDKIWNLPTYK from the coding sequence ATGAAAATTGTAAACAATAACAGCAAAGTTCAGGAGATCATCAGCAATGTTGAAAACAAACTGAACAATAATTTCGGAACAACATTGGAGGAGGCAACCAGGGATGAGCTTTATAAAGCCGGAGCTGGCTGCATTCGGGATGATATCATGCATCTCTGGACAAAGAGCCGGAAGAAGACAGAGGATCTGGGGCTGAAAAAGTTATATTATATGTCCGCAGAATTCCTTATGGGAAGAGCGTACAGCAACAACCTGATCAATTCCGGGGTCTTTAAGGACTACAAAGAAGCGTTTGAGAAGATGGGAATCGATTTCGATGACATCTTAGACGAGGAGAGTGATCCTGGACTTGGAAACGGCGGATTGGGACGTTTGGCCGCATGTTTCCTGGATTCCTTGTCCACACTGAACCTGCCGGCCATCGGATGCGGTATCCGCTATGAATATGGTCTGTTCCAGCAGAAGATCATTGACGGCAGTCAGGTAGAGGTAGAGGATGACTGGCTGAGAGACGGTTTTGTATGGGAGGTGGAACGACCGGAGCTTGCCATGGAGGTTCGCTTTAACGGTGAGATCAAAGAAAACTGGACCGAGGACGGATTAAAGATTGAGCATTACAACTATCATACGGTGCTTGCAGTCCCTTACGATGTACCAGTGATGGGATACAAGACAAACGCTCCTGCTACATTGAGACTTTGGAGCGCAAGAAGCAAACAGAATTTCGACCTGCACTCCTTTAATGAGGGAAGATATGAGAAGGCTTCTGCTGATTCAGAGTTTGCAGAGGTAATCTCCAAGGTGCTGTATCCGGCAGATGACCATATGCAGGGAAAACTTTTAAGATTAAAACAGTTCTACTTCCTGACGTCTGCGACCATGCAGCTCATGGTGAAAAATCACAAGGAAAAAAGAGGAGATCTCCATACACTGCCTGAGTATGCCGCAGTGCAGATCAACGATACCCATCCTACCCTGGCCATTCCGGAACTTATGAGGATCCTCATGGATGAGGAAGGCTTTGGATGGGAGGAAGCAGAGGATATTGTAAGCCAGATCTTCAATTATACGAACCATACGATCATGGCTGAAGCCCTGGAGTGCTGGGACGAAAATATGTTCAAACTTCTGCTGCCGAGGATCTATCAGATCATCTGCATCATGAACCAGAAGTACTGTGAGCGCTTAAGGACTTATTATCCAAACGACGAGGCGAAGATCGCCTATATGTCCATCATCGGCAATAACCAGATCCGTATGGCCAACCTGTGCGTGGCAGTCTGCCACAGGGTAAACGGGGTGTCACAACTTCACGGAGACATTTTGAAAACGAATCTGTTCCACGATTCCTACAATATTTATCCTCAGAAGTATCTTGCCATTACCAACGGTATCACCCACAGAAGATGGCTTGCCCTGGCAAATCCGGAACTGTGCGACCTGATTCAGGAACATGTCAGGGGTGACATTCTTTCAGACTACCGTCTGTTTGAGAAGATCCTTCCGTTGGCAGACAACGCAGACTTCTGCAAAAAGTATGACGCCATCAAGCAGCGCAATAAAAAAAGGCTCGCCAAGTATCTGAAACAGAAACAGGGCATCGAGATTAATCCGGATTCTCTGATCGATGTACAGTGCAAACGTCTTCATGAGTATAAGAGACAGCTGTTAAAATGCCTTCATATTATTTATCTGTACAAACAGGTGAAGAAAAATCCGGACTTCTTAAGCAAACCGATCACCTTTATTTTCGGTGCGAAAGCGGCTCCTGGATACCAGAGGGCTAAGGAGATCATTCGTCTGATCAATTCCATCGGGGATATGGTCAACAACGATCCGGATACCAAAGATAAGATGCAGGTTGTCTTTGTAGAGAACTACTCTGTGTCTGTGGCAGAAGTTCTGATCCCGGCAGCGGACATCAGCGAGCAGCTTTCCACAGCCGGACTGGAAGCTTCCGGAACCGGAAACATGAAGTTTATGATGAACGGTGCTTTGACACTCGGTACCATGGACGGCGCCAATGTGGAGATCTTTGAACAGGTAGGGGACGATAATATCTTTATTTTCGGAGCCACTGTGGATGAGATTAATTCTATGAAACAATACCGGACTTACAACCCGGGTACCATTTTTGAGAAAAACCCAATGATCCGTGAAGTGTGTAACTGTCTGATCGCAGGGGAACTTCCTCGGTACGGTAAGAGAAAATACTCTGATATTTATCAGTCTCTGCTGTTTGGGGAGTATAATATACCAGATCAGTACTTTGTCCTGTATGATCTGCCTTCTTATGTGGAAGAATTTGAGAAGGTATATGACACTTATATCAATCACCATGATGAATGGGTGAAAAAAGCGGTGATTAATACCGCCAAATCCGGATTTTTCTCTTCTGACCGTACAATCGAAGAGTACAATGATAAGATCTGGAATTTACCAACATATAAATAG
- a CDS encoding glycoside hydrolase family 13 protein: MIHNASIEQYREPIGAVTKGEEVKLRLFALEGTAATVEVVLFSEEYHKTFPMREKKGIYECIIEMPEKACILWYYFRITEGNYTYYYGAKPGRTCGEGMQVEEDVRGFQITVYERGFETPRWLSKGIMYQIFPDRFCQGNRQNTEKGEEYHRKMGRDIYVHKSWEERPLFGPMEGKEFYDPCDFFGGDLEGIKKHLDDLKKLGVTCIYLNPIVESSSNHRYNTGNYKKVDPFLGDNEDFRELCEVARRKGIHIILDGVFSHTGADSLYFNKNGNYKSVGAYQSQESPFYDWYSFDSKGDYKSWWGFRSLPEVNELNERFLSYIITGKDSVLKHWFTLGASGFRLDVADELPDEFIFLMRKTMKKMFKNYALIGEVWEDVTTKESYGVKRKYALGKGLDSTMNYPFKVNCVNYLLGNEDAYAMQQFLLGQQCNYPKPFYYSVMNLLSSHDIPRIRTTLASGMNEMLPSRENQIDYVVTSENDRKGARLSRLAFAIQFFIPGIPSIYYGDEYGMNGLMDPFNRGPMFKHDTKIFEELKTVSVFRSREKILQTGYALYIAASKHVLAILRFVPGTKDVFGEPCNQGAYLLLVNTSDEEEEIDFDFLDHKEGVPEEEHRRLIKMLDNTRVHTKVQKLDYKIMHLS; encoded by the coding sequence ATGATCCATAATGCATCAATTGAGCAGTACAGAGAACCCATCGGGGCTGTCACAAAAGGCGAAGAGGTAAAACTTCGCCTTTTTGCCTTAGAGGGAACTGCTGCGACTGTGGAAGTGGTCTTATTTTCGGAAGAGTATCATAAGACCTTTCCAATGAGAGAGAAAAAGGGCATCTATGAATGTATCATAGAGATGCCGGAAAAAGCGTGTATCCTATGGTATTACTTCAGGATCACAGAAGGGAACTACACGTATTATTACGGGGCAAAGCCGGGACGCACCTGCGGAGAGGGTATGCAGGTAGAGGAAGATGTCCGCGGTTTTCAGATAACTGTATACGAAAGAGGGTTTGAAACGCCTAGATGGCTTTCAAAAGGCATTATGTATCAGATATTCCCGGACCGGTTCTGCCAGGGAAACCGGCAAAACACCGAAAAGGGAGAAGAATACCATAGAAAAATGGGCCGTGATATTTACGTGCACAAAAGCTGGGAAGAACGGCCGCTGTTCGGGCCGATGGAGGGAAAAGAATTCTACGATCCGTGTGATTTCTTCGGCGGGGATCTGGAAGGGATCAAAAAGCACCTGGATGATTTGAAAAAGCTGGGTGTTACATGCATCTATCTGAATCCGATTGTGGAGTCCAGTTCCAATCACAGGTACAATACCGGCAATTATAAAAAAGTAGATCCGTTCCTTGGGGATAATGAGGACTTCAGAGAGTTATGTGAAGTTGCAAGAAGAAAAGGGATCCATATTATTTTGGATGGTGTTTTCTCCCATACAGGGGCAGACAGCCTTTACTTTAACAAGAATGGAAATTATAAGAGTGTCGGCGCATATCAGAGCCAGGAGTCGCCGTTTTATGACTGGTACTCCTTTGACAGTAAAGGAGACTACAAAAGCTGGTGGGGATTTAGAAGCCTTCCGGAAGTCAATGAACTGAATGAACGCTTTTTATCGTATATCATCACGGGAAAAGACTCCGTATTAAAGCACTGGTTTACTCTGGGGGCTTCCGGATTCCGCCTGGATGTAGCGGATGAGCTTCCGGATGAGTTTATTTTCCTGATGCGCAAGACAATGAAAAAGATGTTTAAGAATTACGCTTTGATCGGGGAAGTCTGGGAGGATGTCACCACCAAAGAGAGCTACGGCGTCAAGAGAAAGTATGCTCTCGGCAAAGGGCTTGACAGTACCATGAACTATCCGTTTAAAGTAAACTGTGTCAACTATCTGCTTGGGAATGAGGACGCGTATGCAATGCAGCAGTTTTTGCTGGGGCAGCAGTGTAACTATCCAAAACCGTTTTATTACAGCGTGATGAACCTGCTGTCATCTCATGATATCCCAAGGATCCGGACCACTCTGGCATCAGGCATGAATGAGATGCTGCCGTCCAGGGAAAATCAGATTGACTATGTGGTCACATCAGAAAATGACCGCAAAGGAGCAAGGCTTTCCAGGCTGGCTTTTGCGATCCAGTTTTTTATTCCGGGAATCCCATCGATCTATTATGGAGATGAATATGGAATGAACGGATTGATGGATCCTTTTAACAGGGGACCGATGTTTAAACATGACACAAAGATATTTGAGGAACTGAAAACAGTTTCCGTTTTCCGGAGCAGAGAGAAGATCCTGCAGACGGGTTATGCCCTTTATATCGCCGCATCAAAACATGTTTTGGCGATTCTCAGATTTGTTCCGGGAACAAAGGATGTCTTTGGGGAACCGTGTAACCAGGGAGCTTACCTTCTGCTTGTAAATACAAGTGACGAGGAAGAAGAGATTGATTTTGATTTCCTGGATCACAAAGAAGGGGTACCGGAGGAAGAACACAGGCGTCTCATCAAAATGCTTGATAACACCCGCGTTCACACAAAGGTACAGAAATTAGACTATAAGATCATGCATCTGTCATGA